From Salipiger profundus, a single genomic window includes:
- a CDS encoding c-type cytochrome: MTTIHGAAVAAIICTATVGAARAEADLARGEYLVRGPAGCGNCHTPLGPEGPVAGMELAGRLVDKNPAFTAVAPNITPGGRIADWSDTELARAIREGIRPDGSIIGPPMPFAMYRGLGDDDLASIVAFLRTVPTVENDVPPSEYNIPLPPAYGPPVESVTPPAPGVTVEYGAYLAGPVAHCMECHSPMGDKGPLTDPENLGRGGFAFHGPWGTSVAANLTSHPDGLADYSDDELKAMITKGAHADGSPMMPPMPYGYLAGMTPEDLDAVILYLRSLPPLPDA; the protein is encoded by the coding sequence ATGACCACCATCCACGGAGCGGCGGTTGCCGCCATCATTTGCACGGCCACAGTCGGCGCGGCGCGGGCCGAAGCGGATCTTGCGCGGGGCGAATATCTCGTTCGCGGACCGGCCGGCTGCGGCAACTGCCACACGCCGCTCGGCCCGGAGGGTCCGGTTGCCGGGATGGAGCTTGCAGGGCGCCTCGTCGACAAGAACCCGGCCTTTACCGCCGTTGCCCCCAACATCACCCCGGGCGGACGCATTGCCGACTGGAGCGACACCGAGCTTGCCCGCGCCATTCGCGAGGGCATCCGTCCCGACGGATCGATCATCGGTCCGCCGATGCCGTTTGCCATGTATCGCGGGCTTGGCGATGACGACCTCGCCTCGATCGTGGCCTTCCTGCGCACGGTGCCCACGGTCGAGAACGACGTGCCGCCCTCGGAGTACAACATCCCCCTGCCCCCGGCCTACGGCCCCCCGGTCGAGAGCGTGACGCCCCCCGCACCCGGCGTGACGGTGGAATACGGCGCCTACCTCGCGGGCCCCGTTGCGCATTGCATGGAGTGCCATTCGCCCATGGGCGACAAGGGCCCGCTGACAGATCCCGAGAACCTCGGACGCGGCGGCTTCGCCTTCCATGGACCTTGGGGCACTTCGGTCGCGGCGAACCTCACCAGCCATCCCGACGGGCTGGCCGACTACTCCGACGACGAACTGAAGGCGATGATCACGAAGGGCGCACACGCGGACGGCAGCCCGATGATGCCGCCGATGCCCTACGGCTACCTCGCCGGCATGACGCCCGAGGACCTCGACGCGGTCATTCTTTACCTGCGCAGCCTGCCGCCGCTGCCCGATGCCTGA